The Streptomyces europaeiscabiei genome window below encodes:
- a CDS encoding aldehyde dehydrogenase family protein: protein MPELFIGGAWRSALDGRTREIRCPADGSLVAVVDEAGGKDTVEAITAARRAFDEGPWPTTSPADRGDLLLRVADLLVRDKDALARAESLDTGKRLVESEYDIDDIANCFRYFGRAATAETGRVVDTGQAGVDSRVVYEPVGVCALITPWNYPLLQTAWKVAPALAAGNTFVLKPSELTPHTAIHLMRLLEEAGVPAGVANLVLGAGPEAGAPLSDHPDVDLVSFTGGLQTGRRLMANAAASVKKVALELGGKNPNIVFADADFDTAVDMALTAVFLHSGQVCSAGARLLVEDSLHDRFVDEVVRRAREIRLGGPFDERAQTGPLISAAHRSKVEEYVAQGMAEGAVLRCGGERPSGAAYDEGFYYLPTVLDECTSTMSVVRDESFGPVLTVERFSTEDEAVRLANDTIYGLAGAVWTTDEARAQRVAARLRIGTVWINDYHPYVPQAEWGGVKQSGFGRELGPAGLAEYREAKHIWRNTDPSPQGWFA from the coding sequence ATGCCCGAACTTTTCATCGGCGGAGCATGGCGGTCCGCGCTCGACGGGCGGACACGTGAGATCCGCTGTCCCGCCGACGGCAGCCTGGTCGCGGTCGTGGACGAGGCCGGCGGCAAGGACACCGTGGAGGCGATCACGGCCGCACGCCGCGCCTTCGACGAGGGCCCCTGGCCCACCACTTCGCCCGCCGACCGCGGTGATCTGCTGCTTCGTGTGGCCGACCTTCTCGTACGCGACAAGGACGCGCTCGCCCGCGCCGAGTCCCTCGACACCGGCAAGAGGCTGGTGGAGAGCGAGTACGACATCGACGACATCGCGAACTGCTTCCGCTACTTCGGACGGGCGGCCACCGCCGAGACGGGCCGGGTCGTCGACACCGGCCAGGCGGGCGTCGACAGCCGGGTCGTGTACGAGCCGGTCGGGGTGTGCGCGCTGATCACCCCATGGAACTACCCCCTCCTCCAGACGGCCTGGAAGGTGGCCCCGGCGCTCGCGGCCGGCAACACCTTCGTGCTCAAGCCGAGCGAGCTGACCCCGCACACCGCGATCCATCTGATGCGCCTCCTGGAGGAGGCAGGGGTGCCTGCGGGCGTGGCCAACCTGGTCCTCGGCGCGGGGCCCGAGGCGGGCGCCCCGCTCTCCGACCACCCGGACGTGGACCTGGTCTCCTTCACCGGCGGTCTGCAGACCGGGCGCCGGCTCATGGCCAACGCCGCCGCGAGCGTGAAGAAGGTCGCCCTGGAGCTCGGCGGCAAGAACCCGAACATCGTCTTCGCCGACGCCGATTTCGACACGGCCGTCGACATGGCGCTGACCGCGGTCTTCCTTCACTCGGGGCAGGTGTGCTCGGCGGGCGCCCGCCTGCTGGTGGAGGATTCGCTGCACGACCGGTTCGTCGACGAGGTCGTCCGCCGGGCGCGGGAGATCCGGCTCGGTGGCCCCTTCGACGAGCGGGCGCAGACCGGCCCGCTGATCTCGGCGGCACATCGCTCGAAGGTCGAGGAGTACGTCGCCCAGGGCATGGCCGAGGGCGCCGTGCTGCGCTGCGGTGGCGAGCGGCCGAGCGGCGCCGCGTACGACGAGGGCTTCTACTACCTGCCGACGGTCCTGGACGAGTGCACGAGCACGATGTCCGTGGTCCGGGACGAGTCGTTCGGGCCGGTGCTGACGGTGGAACGGTTCAGCACCGAGGACGAGGCGGTACGGCTGGCCAACGACACGATCTACGGTCTGGCCGGTGCCGTATGGACGACGGACGAGGCCAGGGCCCAGCGGGTCGCGGCCCGGCTGCGGATCGGCACGGTGTGGATCAACGACTACCACCCGTATGTGCCGCAGGCCGAATGGGGCGGTGTCAAGCAGTCCGGCTTCGGCCGCGAACTCGGGCCCGCGGGGCTCGCCGAGTATCGCGAGGCGAAGCACATCTGGCGCAACACGGACCCTTCACCGCAAGGTTGGTTCGCCTAG
- the glpK gene encoding glycerol kinase GlpK, with protein sequence MPDNAQKYVAAIDQGTTSSRCIIFDHGGAIVAVDQREHRQIFPKPGWVEHDATEIWSKVQAVVAGAIAKAGLRAEQISALGITNQRETTVLWDRTTGKPVHNAIVWQDTRTSALCNELGGTDGQDRFREQTGLPLASYFSGPKATWLLDNVPGLRARAERGEIAFGTIDSWLIWNLTGGTDGGRHVTDVTNAGRTMLMNLETLQWDTSILSAMNVPEAVLPEIRSSAEVYGTAVGPLAGVPVASALGDQQAAVFGQACYDVGTAKNTYGTGSFLLLNTGNRPVPSKNGLLTTMGYKIGGEAPVYCLEGSIAITGALVQWFRDQLGIIRTADEIEPLAASVDDNGGAYIVPAFSGLFAPYWRSDARGVITGLTRYVTKAHLARAVLEATSWQTREVVDAMFQDSGVRITTLKVDGGMTRNNLLMQHQADVLDVPVIRPRVSETTCLGAAYAAGLATGVWNDLDELKSHWRKDVEWTPSMEASARDREYHNWRKAVEKSLGWHEDEVR encoded by the coding sequence ATGCCGGACAACGCCCAGAAGTACGTCGCCGCCATCGACCAGGGCACCACTTCGAGCCGCTGCATCATCTTCGACCACGGCGGCGCCATCGTCGCCGTGGACCAGCGTGAGCACCGCCAGATCTTCCCCAAACCGGGGTGGGTGGAGCACGACGCCACCGAGATCTGGTCGAAGGTGCAGGCGGTGGTGGCCGGGGCGATCGCCAAGGCGGGCCTGCGCGCGGAGCAGATCAGCGCGCTCGGCATCACCAACCAGCGCGAGACGACGGTCCTGTGGGACCGCACGACGGGCAAGCCCGTGCACAACGCGATCGTCTGGCAGGACACGCGTACCTCGGCGCTCTGCAACGAACTCGGCGGCACGGACGGGCAGGATCGTTTCCGTGAGCAGACCGGTCTACCGCTGGCCAGCTACTTCTCGGGTCCGAAGGCCACCTGGCTGCTCGACAACGTCCCCGGTCTCAGGGCCCGCGCCGAGCGCGGCGAGATCGCGTTCGGCACGATCGACTCCTGGCTGATCTGGAACCTGACCGGCGGTACGGACGGCGGCCGGCACGTCACCGACGTCACCAACGCCGGGCGCACCATGCTGATGAACCTGGAGACCCTGCAGTGGGACACCTCGATCCTCTCCGCGATGAACGTCCCGGAGGCGGTCCTGCCGGAGATCAGGTCCTCCGCCGAGGTGTACGGCACCGCCGTGGGCCCGCTCGCCGGCGTGCCCGTCGCGTCGGCGCTCGGAGACCAGCAGGCGGCGGTGTTCGGGCAGGCCTGCTACGACGTGGGCACGGCGAAGAACACGTACGGGACCGGCAGCTTCCTGCTCCTCAACACCGGGAACCGGCCTGTGCCGTCGAAGAACGGGCTGCTCACGACCATGGGGTACAAGATCGGCGGCGAGGCGCCGGTGTACTGCCTGGAGGGGTCGATCGCGATCACGGGGGCTCTGGTGCAGTGGTTCCGCGACCAGCTCGGCATCATCCGTACCGCCGACGAGATCGAGCCCTTGGCGGCGAGCGTCGACGACAACGGCGGAGCGTACATCGTGCCCGCGTTCTCGGGTCTGTTCGCCCCCTACTGGCGCTCGGACGCGCGTGGGGTCATCACCGGGTTGACGCGGTACGTCACGAAGGCGCATCTCGCGCGCGCGGTACTGGAGGCGACGAGCTGGCAGACGCGTGAGGTCGTCGACGCCATGTTCCAGGACTCCGGGGTGCGCATCACGACCCTCAAGGTCGACGGCGGCATGACCAGGAACAACCTGCTGATGCAGCACCAGGCGGACGTCCTGGACGTGCCGGTGATCCGGCCGCGGGTCTCGGAGACGACCTGCCTGGGTGCCGCGTACGCGGCCGGGCTCGCGACCGGGGTGTGGAACGATCTCGACGAGCTGAAGTCGCACTGGCGCAAGGACGTCGAGTGGACGCCGTCCATGGAGGCGTCCGCCCGTGACCGTGAATACCACAACTGGCGCAAGGCGGTGGAGAAGAGCCTCGGCTGGCACGAGGACGAAGTGCGCTGA
- a CDS encoding GTP-binding protein: MILGRTERGTPPVEPVTLKILVAGGFGVGKTTCVGAVSEIKPLRTEEVLTEAGRPVDDTSGVESKTTTTVAMDFGRITLREDLVLYLFGTPGQDRFWFLWDELASGALGAVVLVDTRRLEDCFAAVDYFERRSIPFVIGVNCFDDAARYPAETVRQALDLDPEVPIVLCDARRRDSVKDVLVSVVRHAMVHATEHRQPAIT, encoded by the coding sequence ATGATCCTCGGGCGCACTGAGCGCGGCACACCTCCGGTCGAGCCCGTCACGCTCAAGATCCTCGTGGCCGGCGGTTTCGGCGTGGGCAAGACGACCTGCGTCGGCGCGGTCAGCGAGATCAAGCCGCTGCGCACCGAGGAGGTGCTCACCGAGGCGGGCCGCCCGGTCGACGACACCAGCGGTGTGGAGAGCAAGACGACCACCACCGTCGCCATGGACTTCGGGCGCATCACCCTCCGCGAGGACCTGGTCCTTTACCTGTTCGGGACCCCCGGCCAGGACCGCTTCTGGTTCCTCTGGGACGAACTGGCCTCCGGTGCCCTGGGCGCGGTGGTGCTGGTGGACACGCGTCGTCTGGAGGACTGCTTCGCCGCCGTCGACTACTTCGAGCGGCGCTCCATACCCTTCGTGATCGGTGTCAACTGCTTCGACGACGCCGCACGTTACCCCGCCGAGACGGTCCGTCAGGCCCTCGACCTCGACCCCGAGGTGCCGATCGTGCTGTGCGACGCCCGTCGACGGGACTCGGTCAAGGACGTCCTGGTCTCCGTGGTCCGCCACGCGATGGTGCACGCGACGGAGCACCGCCAGCCCGCCATCACCTGA
- a CDS encoding APC family permease, translating into MTTIEQPTGPKNPSDDTELTEFGYRPELKRTLGNFHTFAAGISYISILTGTFQLFYFGFASGGPAYWWSWPMVFVGQFMVALCFAELAARYPVAGSVYNWSKKIGNPHLGWLAGWMMLTASIVSIAAVALAYQLTLPQISDVFQFVGDGTGKYDVATNAVILAAVLILFTTVVNAFGVKLMARINTAGVFIELIATVVLIVLFAVHITRGPQVVLETNGTGDAYGNGYLGAFLVASLASAYVMYGFDTAASLGEESLDPTRNAPRAIIRAIVASFLLGGLILLLALMSVSSLKGEQLSTDGLQYVVLNVLGPTAGKAMLWCVLIAVTVCALAVHTAAVRLAFAMARDNNLPASSKLAKCHPKFQTPVLPTVIIGVLALAILVVNIRQPQIFTVVTSIGIIMIYLAYLGVTVPMLVARLRGKWQPAGDGRFSLGRWGVLVNILAVVWGTGMTLNLIWPRAAVYNAAAPFHWYLQWGAVLFVGIIAGGGFAYYWFVQRHKTGVLAEHRVVVEAGPTSPPASPAAPVGSPAAD; encoded by the coding sequence ATGACGACCATCGAGCAACCCACCGGACCGAAGAACCCATCCGACGACACCGAACTGACCGAGTTCGGCTACAGACCCGAGCTCAAGCGCACCCTCGGGAACTTCCACACCTTCGCCGCCGGGATCAGCTACATCTCGATCCTGACCGGCACCTTCCAGTTGTTCTACTTCGGCTTCGCCAGCGGCGGCCCCGCCTACTGGTGGTCGTGGCCGATGGTGTTCGTCGGCCAGTTCATGGTCGCCCTCTGTTTCGCCGAGTTGGCGGCCCGCTACCCGGTCGCGGGCTCGGTCTACAACTGGTCGAAGAAGATAGGCAACCCGCACCTGGGCTGGCTCGCCGGTTGGATGATGCTGACCGCTTCCATCGTGTCGATCGCGGCGGTCGCGCTGGCCTACCAGCTGACGCTGCCCCAGATCTCCGACGTGTTCCAGTTCGTCGGGGACGGCACCGGTAAGTACGACGTGGCGACCAACGCGGTCATCCTGGCCGCAGTGTTGATCCTGTTCACCACTGTGGTGAACGCCTTCGGCGTCAAGCTGATGGCCCGGATCAACACGGCGGGCGTGTTCATCGAGCTGATCGCCACCGTCGTGCTGATCGTGCTGTTCGCCGTGCACATCACCCGTGGCCCGCAGGTGGTCCTGGAGACCAACGGCACCGGGGACGCCTACGGCAACGGCTACCTGGGGGCGTTCCTCGTGGCCTCACTGGCGTCGGCGTACGTCATGTACGGCTTCGACACGGCCGCCTCCCTCGGCGAGGAGTCGCTGGACCCGACCCGCAACGCGCCGCGCGCCATCATCCGGGCGATCGTCGCCTCGTTCCTCCTCGGCGGTCTGATCCTGCTGCTGGCGCTGATGAGCGTCTCCAGCCTGAAGGGCGAGCAGCTGTCCACGGACGGTCTGCAGTACGTCGTGCTCAACGTGCTCGGCCCGACAGCCGGCAAGGCGATGCTGTGGTGCGTCCTGATCGCGGTCACCGTCTGCGCCCTGGCCGTCCACACCGCCGCTGTCCGGCTGGCGTTCGCGATGGCCCGCGACAACAACCTGCCCGCCTCCTCGAAGCTGGCCAAGTGCCACCCGAAGTTCCAGACACCGGTGCTGCCGACCGTGATCATCGGGGTCCTCGCGCTGGCGATCCTCGTGGTCAACATCCGTCAGCCGCAGATCTTCACCGTGGTGACCAGCATCGGCATCATCATGATCTACCTGGCCTATCTGGGCGTCACCGTCCCGATGCTGGTGGCGCGGCTGCGCGGCAAGTGGCAGCCCGCCGGGGACGGCCGGTTCTCGCTGGGCCGCTGGGGCGTCCTCGTGAACATCCTCGCCGTGGTGTGGGGCACGGGCATGACGCTCAACCTGATCTGGCCGCGGGCCGCGGTCTACAACGCGGCCGCCCCGTTCCACTGGTACCTGCAGTGGGGCGCGGTCCTCTTCGTCGGGATCATCGCCGGCGGCGGCTTCGCCTACTACTGGTTCGTCCAGCGGCACAAGACCGGCGTGCTCGCCGAGCACCGCGTGGTCGTGGAGGCCGGCCCCACATCGCCGCCCGCGTCGCCCGCCGCCCCCGTCGGCTCCCCGGCCGCCGACTGA
- a CDS encoding nitrate- and nitrite sensing domain-containing protein, whose protein sequence is MRFRGKSIRRKIVALLLVPLVALTGVWTFATVLTGREASDLFRVADIVEEVGFPIEDTIRVLQQERRQTLVYLAAPRASGALDALDRSRSATDAAVEEFRKHAQNSELRDEMGEATSLRLTTILDALDGLPSLRTTVESGTVTVPDALGHYNNLVDPCFALLSNLPALDSVEMDKQGRALVNVGRARELLSREDALISSVLVTGRITKDEIRDFSDLVAQRTLLYDISLAQLPSSERARIGGYWKNAGTAPLRSVEQAVIASDPGKPRGVTAKSWDTAVEPVLADLRDLSVEAGDRYQDRVRPLATNVILRAAVAGVLGLFALLVSLFMSVRIGRVLIRDLRRLRQEAHDTAGVRLPSVMRRLAAGEQVDVETEVPLLEYDKNEIGEVSQALNTLQRAAVEAAVKQSELRSGISEVFVNLARRSQVLLHKQLTLLDTMERRTEDTDELADLFRLDHLTTRMRRHAEGLVILSGAAPSRQWRKPIQLMDVVRAAVAEVEDYERIEVRRLPRVAVTGPAVADLTHLVAELLENATVFSPPHTAVQVLGERVANGFTLEIHDRGLGMSAEALLDANLKLAETPDFELSDTDRLGLFVVSRLAQRQKVRVSLQPSPYGGTTAVLFIPDALLTDDVPDTNGIGFRLDRALPTREAELEEERNAALSQVPVRLPGLSAAILDGPVELEAPVDLESPGGFPGALGDENAGRGGLFGPRRSLTGVAEEQQQPARDRDGQQSPLTDPDPTLGPVPLPQRRTPHLVSSHGRAVSGSRARHAEDEPEQGRTAGPEGSADTRPFTALRGDRTEPPAHLGTDRPGPAALPGTHRAGTLPPAGYEGPALPQRRRTTSAGGAVPTTSQYGVGAPTPRADTTDDQAESAPGPLPRRVRQANLAPQLKAGPDRRAEREGARPERRSDPSERDADEVRNRMASLQRGWRQGREENSEGDDAQDVSAPRGTTKGDGR, encoded by the coding sequence ATGCGCTTTCGCGGGAAATCGATCCGCCGGAAGATCGTGGCGCTGTTGCTCGTGCCCCTGGTGGCACTGACCGGTGTCTGGACGTTCGCCACGGTGCTGACGGGCCGTGAGGCGAGCGATCTCTTCAGGGTGGCGGACATCGTCGAGGAAGTCGGCTTCCCCATCGAGGACACCATCCGTGTTCTCCAACAGGAACGCCGCCAGACCCTCGTCTACCTCGCCGCCCCCCGGGCCTCCGGGGCGCTCGACGCACTCGACCGCAGCCGGTCCGCCACGGACGCCGCCGTGGAGGAGTTCCGTAAGCACGCCCAGAACTCCGAGCTGCGGGACGAGATGGGCGAGGCCACCTCACTGCGGCTCACGACGATCCTGGACGCCCTCGACGGCCTGCCGTCCCTGCGCACCACGGTCGAGAGCGGCACCGTCACCGTCCCCGATGCCCTCGGCCACTACAACAACCTCGTGGATCCGTGCTTCGCGCTGTTGTCCAACCTCCCCGCCCTAGACAGCGTGGAGATGGACAAGCAGGGACGCGCCCTGGTCAACGTCGGCCGCGCCCGTGAACTCCTCTCCCGTGAGGACGCCCTCATCAGCTCCGTGCTCGTCACGGGCCGGATCACGAAGGACGAGATCCGGGACTTCTCCGACCTTGTCGCCCAGCGCACCCTGCTGTACGACATCAGCCTGGCGCAGCTGCCCTCCTCCGAGCGCGCCCGCATCGGCGGCTACTGGAAGAACGCCGGCACCGCGCCTCTGCGCTCGGTCGAACAGGCCGTCATCGCCTCCGACCCGGGCAAGCCCCGCGGTGTCACCGCGAAGAGCTGGGACACCGCGGTCGAGCCCGTGCTCGCGGACCTCCGCGACCTCAGCGTCGAGGCGGGCGACCGTTACCAGGACCGCGTCCGCCCGCTGGCCACCAACGTCATCCTCAGGGCCGCCGTCGCCGGTGTCCTCGGCCTCTTCGCCCTGCTCGTCTCGCTCTTCATGTCCGTCCGCATCGGCCGGGTCCTCATCCGCGACCTGCGCAGGCTCCGCCAGGAGGCCCACGACACCGCCGGGGTGCGGCTGCCCAGCGTGATGCGCCGGCTCGCCGCGGGCGAACAGGTCGACGTGGAGACCGAGGTGCCGCTCCTGGAGTACGACAAGAACGAGATCGGCGAGGTCAGCCAGGCCCTCAACACCCTGCAGCGGGCAGCAGTCGAGGCCGCCGTCAAGCAGTCCGAACTCCGCAGCGGCATCTCCGAGGTCTTCGTCAACCTCGCCCGCCGCAGCCAGGTCCTGCTGCACAAGCAGCTCACCCTCCTCGACACCATGGAACGCAGGACCGAGGACACCGACGAACTCGCCGACCTGTTCCGCCTGGACCACCTGACAACCCGTATGCGGCGGCACGCCGAGGGCCTGGTCATCCTCTCCGGTGCCGCCCCGTCCAGGCAGTGGCGCAAGCCCATCCAGCTCATGGACGTCGTCCGTGCGGCCGTCGCCGAGGTCGAGGACTACGAGCGGATCGAGGTCCGCCGGCTGCCCCGGGTCGCCGTGACCGGCCCCGCCGTCGCCGACCTCACCCATCTCGTGGCCGAACTCCTGGAGAACGCCACGGTGTTCTCGCCCCCGCACACCGCGGTGCAGGTGCTCGGCGAGCGCGTCGCCAACGGCTTCACCCTGGAGATCCACGACCGGGGCCTCGGCATGTCGGCCGAGGCTCTGCTCGACGCCAACCTCAAGCTCGCCGAGACCCCCGACTTCGAACTCTCCGACACCGACCGGCTCGGTCTCTTCGTGGTCAGCCGGCTCGCCCAGCGGCAGAAGGTCCGCGTCTCCCTCCAGCCCTCCCCGTACGGCGGCACCACGGCCGTCCTGTTCATCCCCGACGCCCTGCTCACCGACGACGTCCCCGACACCAACGGCATCGGCTTCCGCCTCGACCGCGCCCTCCCCACCCGGGAGGCCGAGCTGGAGGAGGAGCGCAACGCGGCACTCTCCCAGGTACCGGTCCGGCTTCCGGGGCTCTCCGCCGCCATCCTGGACGGCCCGGTCGAGCTGGAGGCACCGGTCGACCTGGAGTCCCCGGGCGGGTTCCCGGGCGCCCTCGGCGACGAGAACGCCGGGCGGGGCGGACTGTTCGGGCCCCGCCGTTCCCTCACGGGCGTCGCCGAAGAACAGCAGCAGCCGGCACGCGACCGCGATGGGCAGCAGTCGCCCCTCACCGACCCCGACCCGACGCTCGGCCCCGTACCGCTGCCGCAGCGCCGGACCCCGCACCTCGTCAGCTCGCACGGCCGCGCCGTGAGCGGATCCAGGGCGAGGCACGCGGAGGACGAGCCCGAGCAGGGCCGTACGGCGGGCCCCGAGGGGAGCGCCGACACACGGCCGTTCACCGCCCTGCGCGGCGACCGTACCGAACCGCCGGCCCACCTCGGAACCGACCGCCCGGGCCCCGCCGCGCTCCCCGGGACACACCGCGCCGGCACCCTCCCCCCGGCCGGGTACGAGGGCCCCGCCCTGCCCCAGCGCCGCCGTACGACCTCTGCGGGTGGCGCGGTCCCGACGACCTCGCAGTACGGTGTGGGCGCGCCGACCCCGCGTGCGGACACGACGGACGACCAGGCAGAATCAGCTCCGGGCCCGCTGCCCCGTCGCGTCCGACAGGCCAACCTGGCACCGCAGTTGAAGGCAGGCCCCGACCGGCGTGCCGAACGCGAGGGTGCCCGTCCGGAGCGGCGCTCGGATCCCTCCGAACGCGACGCCGACGAGGTACGCAACCGTATGGCCTCGCTCCAACGGGGCTGGCGGCAAGGCCGCGAGGAGAACTCCGAGGGCGACGACGCCCAGGACGTCTCAGCACCAAGAGGAACGACTAAGGGGGACGGTCGATGA
- a CDS encoding roadblock/LC7 domain-containing protein: MTAPKAEVHTASGTSGELNWLLDDLVQRVANIRKALVLSSDGLPTGVSEDLTREDSEHLAAVSSGFHSLAKGVGRHFDAGSVRQTVVELDEAFLFVTAAGDGSCLAVLADADADIGQVAYEMTLLVKRVGVHLGSAPRTDVPQGG; the protein is encoded by the coding sequence ATGACCGCACCGAAGGCCGAAGTGCACACCGCGTCCGGCACGTCCGGGGAGCTGAACTGGCTCCTGGACGACCTGGTCCAGCGTGTCGCCAACATCCGCAAGGCGCTGGTGCTCTCCAGCGACGGACTGCCCACGGGCGTCTCCGAGGACCTCACCCGAGAGGACAGCGAGCACCTGGCCGCCGTCTCCTCCGGCTTCCACAGCCTCGCCAAGGGCGTCGGCCGTCACTTCGACGCGGGCAGCGTCCGGCAGACCGTCGTCGAACTCGACGAGGCCTTCCTCTTCGTCACGGCCGCCGGCGACGGCAGTTGTCTCGCGGTCCTCGCCGACGCCGACGCGGACATCGGCCAGGTCGCCTACGAGATGACCCTTCTCGTCAAGCGGGTCGGCGTGCACCTGGGCTCGGCCCCGCGCACCGATGTGCCCCAGGGCGGGTAG
- a CDS encoding DUF742 domain-containing protein → MSRDGQGRSHWFDDEAGPVVRPYAMTRGRTNHAIQHRLDLIAVVVTEPHVDDPEEDHSLSPEHVRIVELCRDTPQSVAELAADLDLPVGVVRVLVGDLVDEELVHVTRPVPPAELVDESILRDVINGLRAL, encoded by the coding sequence ATGAGCCGAGACGGTCAGGGAAGAAGCCACTGGTTCGACGACGAGGCCGGGCCAGTGGTGCGTCCGTACGCGATGACACGCGGCCGGACCAACCACGCGATCCAGCACCGCCTCGACCTGATCGCCGTGGTCGTCACGGAACCGCACGTCGACGACCCGGAGGAGGACCACTCCCTCTCCCCTGAACACGTCCGTATCGTCGAGCTCTGCCGTGACACCCCCCAGTCGGTGGCCGAACTGGCCGCCGACCTGGACCTCCCCGTCGGAGTCGTCCGCGTACTCGTCGGAGACCTCGTGGACGAGGAACTCGTCCACGTGACCCGCCCCGTCCCACCGGCAGAGCTGGTGGACGAGAGCATTCTGCGCGACGTGATCAACGGCCTCCGGGCGCTCTGA
- a CDS encoding GMC family oxidoreductase has protein sequence MKADEFDYVVVGGGTAGNVVAARLSEDPSVTVCVLEAGPSDVGDDNVLKLERWMGLLDSGYDWDYPVEPQASGNSFMRHARAKVLGGCSSHNSCIAFWAPAEDLDDWAAAGCTGWSAADLFPLYRRLETNDGPGDHHGRSGPVKLRTIKSEDPCGNALLEACVQAGIPTTPFNTGTTVIRGANWFQINSDEDNIRQSSSVAYLHPIMGRRPNLEVRTGVHAKKLVLEGRRCVGAEYLDPDLIHTRTVRARREVIVSCGAIDTPKILMLSGIGPAEQLREVGVDVVVDSAGVGENLQDHPEGVIMWEAAQPMPTESNQWWEAGIFYDTEPGLDRPDLMFHYGSVPFDMNTARHGYPTSENAFCLTPNVTRAKSRGTVRLRTRDYRDKPKVDPRYFTHEHDARVMTYGLRLARQIAAQPALSGWAGAELAPGPDVRTDDELLDYIHKTHNTVYHPACTVKMGADDDASAPLDARLRVKGVEGLRVADGSVMPDLVTVNPCITTMMIGEKCADLLKADA, from the coding sequence ATGAAGGCAGACGAATTCGACTACGTCGTGGTCGGCGGCGGCACCGCGGGAAACGTCGTCGCGGCCCGGCTCTCCGAGGATCCGTCGGTCACGGTGTGCGTCCTGGAGGCGGGACCCAGTGACGTCGGCGACGACAACGTCCTGAAACTGGAACGCTGGATGGGCCTGCTGGACTCCGGCTACGACTGGGACTACCCGGTCGAGCCGCAGGCCAGCGGCAACAGCTTCATGCGGCACGCGAGAGCGAAGGTCCTCGGCGGCTGTTCGTCCCACAACTCCTGCATCGCCTTCTGGGCGCCGGCGGAAGACCTCGACGACTGGGCGGCCGCGGGCTGCACGGGCTGGTCCGCGGCCGACCTCTTCCCGCTCTACCGGCGCCTGGAGACCAACGACGGGCCCGGCGACCACCACGGCCGCAGCGGCCCGGTGAAGCTCCGCACCATCAAGAGCGAGGACCCGTGCGGCAACGCCCTGCTGGAGGCCTGCGTCCAGGCGGGTATCCCGACGACGCCCTTCAACACGGGCACGACGGTCATCCGGGGCGCCAACTGGTTCCAGATCAACTCCGACGAGGACAACATCCGGCAGTCCTCCTCCGTGGCGTACCTCCACCCGATCATGGGCAGGCGCCCGAACCTGGAGGTACGCACCGGGGTCCACGCCAAGAAGCTGGTGCTGGAGGGGCGGCGCTGTGTCGGCGCCGAGTATCTGGACCCGGACCTCATCCACACCCGCACGGTGCGCGCCCGGCGTGAGGTCATCGTCTCCTGCGGCGCCATCGACACCCCGAAGATCCTGATGCTCTCGGGCATCGGCCCCGCCGAACAGCTGCGCGAGGTCGGCGTGGACGTGGTCGTGGACTCGGCGGGCGTCGGCGAGAACCTCCAGGACCACCCCGAGGGCGTCATCATGTGGGAGGCCGCGCAGCCGATGCCCACCGAGTCCAACCAGTGGTGGGAGGCGGGCATCTTCTACGACACCGAACCGGGTCTGGACCGGCCGGACCTGATGTTCCACTACGGGTCCGTGCCGTTCGACATGAACACGGCCCGGCACGGCTACCCCACCTCCGAGAACGCGTTCTGCCTGACGCCGAACGTGACGCGGGCGAAGTCCCGGGGCACCGTGCGGCTGCGCACGCGGGACTACCGGGACAAGCCGAAGGTCGACCCGCGCTACTTCACGCACGAGCACGATGCGCGCGTGATGACGTACGGCCTTCGTCTCGCCCGGCAGATCGCGGCGCAGCCGGCGCTGAGCGGCTGGGCCGGGGCCGAGCTGGCGCCGGGTCCGGACGTCCGGACCGACGACGAGCTGCTCGACTACATCCACAAGACCCACAACACCGTCTACCACCCGGCCTGCACCGTGAAGATGGGCGCGGACGACGACGCCTCGGCCCCGCTCGACGCGCGGCTGCGGGTGAAGGGGGTCGAGGGGCTGCGGGTGGCGGACGGGTCGGTGATGCCGGATCTGGTGACCGTGAATCCGTGCATCACGACGATGATGATCGGTGAGAAGTGTGCGGACCTGTTGAAGGCCGACGCCTGA